From the Aquitalea magnusonii genome, one window contains:
- a CDS encoding sigma-54 interaction domain-containing protein produces MPHSSNELADYDHVRQWAMQSLFQHMDDSYQGTVIVDDQARIIWINARYAERFGFTDPASALGQPVENVIPNSQMREVLRTGVPMLLDIMPTGKDQLVVTRLPLKDGQGKIIGAVGFALFDQIQSLAPLVAKFARLGEELAATRESLAQARRAKYSFDDFVGHSSQISEVRRQAMLAAPLEGAVLLLGETGTGKEVLAHAIHAASPRAGKPLVSLNMAAIPDTLLEAELFGASPNAYTGADRKGRIGKLQLADGGTLFLDEIGDMPASLQAKLLRVLQDKEFEQLGANRVLRADIRIIAATSARLEEKVAAGSFRADLYYRLNVLTIHLPALREHLQDLPELTEALLGQLARHGHLARSQISHAALQRLAAYHWPGNVRELRNILERASMLAQGSLLDEADIQALLGPIHTPPQAGAASYQQQMAGFEAQLLRQALQQANGHVPTAARQLGMGRATLYKKLAALGINPSQF; encoded by the coding sequence GTGCCCCACTCCAGCAATGAACTGGCCGACTACGACCACGTACGCCAATGGGCAATGCAGTCCTTGTTCCAGCACATGGACGACAGCTACCAGGGCACGGTGATTGTGGATGATCAGGCCCGCATCATCTGGATCAATGCCCGCTATGCCGAACGCTTTGGCTTTACCGATCCGGCCAGCGCGCTGGGGCAGCCAGTGGAAAACGTCATTCCCAACAGCCAGATGCGCGAAGTGCTGAGAACCGGCGTGCCGATGCTGCTGGACATCATGCCCACCGGCAAAGACCAACTGGTGGTGACGCGGCTGCCGCTGAAGGATGGCCAGGGCAAGATCATCGGAGCCGTGGGCTTTGCCCTGTTCGACCAGATTCAATCACTGGCCCCGCTGGTGGCCAAGTTTGCCCGGCTGGGCGAGGAGCTGGCGGCCACGCGCGAATCGCTGGCGCAGGCGCGGCGCGCCAAATACAGTTTTGACGACTTTGTCGGCCACAGCAGCCAGATCAGCGAAGTCCGCCGCCAGGCCATGCTGGCCGCCCCGCTGGAAGGCGCGGTATTGCTGCTGGGGGAAACCGGCACCGGCAAAGAAGTGCTGGCGCATGCCATCCATGCCGCCTCACCCCGCGCCGGCAAGCCCTTGGTCAGCCTGAACATGGCGGCCATCCCGGACACCCTGCTGGAAGCCGAACTGTTTGGTGCCAGCCCCAACGCCTATACCGGAGCGGATAGGAAAGGCCGTATCGGCAAGCTGCAACTGGCCGATGGCGGCACCCTGTTTCTGGATGAAATAGGCGATATGCCGGCCAGCCTGCAAGCCAAGCTGCTGCGGGTATTGCAGGACAAGGAGTTCGAACAGCTCGGTGCCAACCGCGTGCTGCGGGCGGACATCCGCATCATTGCCGCCACCTCGGCCCGGCTGGAAGAAAAAGTGGCGGCTGGCAGCTTTCGTGCCGACCTGTATTACCGGCTGAATGTGCTGACCATCCACCTGCCTGCGCTACGCGAACACTTGCAAGACCTGCCCGAGTTGACCGAAGCACTGCTGGGTCAACTGGCGCGCCATGGTCATCTGGCACGCAGCCAGATCAGCCATGCCGCCTTGCAGCGGCTGGCCGCCTATCACTGGCCAGGGAATGTACGTGAACTGCGCAATATCCTGGAGCGCGCCAGCATGCTGGCCCAGGGCAGCTTGCTGGACGAGGCCGACATCCAGGCGCTGCTGGGCCCCATCCACACCCCTCCCCAAGCCGGAGCGGCCAGCTACCAGCAGCAGATGGCCGGCTTCGAAGCGCAATTGCTGCGCCAGGCGCTGCAACAGGCCAATGGCCATGTACCCACGGCGGCGCGCCAACTGGGCATGGGCCGCGCCACCCTGTACAAAAAACTGGCGGCGCTGGGCATCAACCCCAGCCAATTCTGA
- a CDS encoding carboxymuconolactone decarboxylase family protein, producing MSHDYPDLAQALGSKLAAFRREIPDTMKGFGQMSRAAHTEGALSNKTKELIALAIGIANRCQGCLAFHSKALVELACTRAEFMEMLQVAVYMGGGPSLMTAAEALQAFEEFGGEKATTA from the coding sequence ATGAGCCACGATTACCCTGATTTGGCCCAGGCGCTGGGCAGCAAGCTGGCCGCGTTCCGCCGTGAAATTCCCGACACCATGAAAGGCTTTGGCCAGATGAGCCGCGCTGCCCATACGGAGGGCGCGCTATCCAACAAAACCAAGGAGCTGATTGCATTGGCCATCGGTATCGCCAACCGCTGTCAAGGCTGTCTGGCTTTCCACAGCAAGGCCTTGGTGGAACTGGCTTGTACGCGGGCGGAGTTCATGGAGATGCTGCAGGTGGCGGTATACATGGGTGGCGGTCCGTCGCTGATGACGGCTGCCGAAGCCTTGCAGGCATTCGAGGAGTTTGGTGGCGAAAAAGCCACCACGGCCTGA
- a CDS encoding Mth938-like domain-containing protein: protein MKMHQALGLGKNLFTGYGEGHVLINAQRHDGNLIVTPDSVQPWGVADFASLTEQHFSMLLEMQPEVVLFGSGASLRFFHPKLMAALTNAGIGVDVMDTQAACRTFNILMAEDRRVIAAILAI, encoded by the coding sequence ATGAAAATGCATCAGGCCCTGGGACTGGGCAAAAACCTGTTTACCGGCTACGGCGAAGGCCATGTGCTGATCAATGCCCAACGCCATGATGGCAACCTGATCGTCACCCCGGACAGCGTGCAGCCCTGGGGTGTGGCCGACTTTGCCAGCCTGACCGAGCAGCATTTCAGCATGCTGCTGGAGATGCAGCCGGAGGTGGTGCTGTTTGGCTCCGGGGCCAGCCTGCGCTTTTTCCACCCGAAGCTGATGGCAGCCCTGACCAATGCCGGTATCGGCGTGGATGTGATGGATACCCAGGCCGCCTGTCGCACCTTCAATATCCTGATGGCGGAAGACCGCCGGGTGATTGCCGCCATCCTGGCCATCTAA
- a CDS encoding pyridoxal phosphate-dependent aminotransferase produces the protein MQPVHKSQKLANVCYDIRGPVLEHAKKMEDEGHRIIKLNIGNPAPFGFFAPDEIIEDVIVNLPSASGYSDSKGLFAARKAIMHYAQEKQLPNVSMDDIIIGNGVSELIVMAMQALLDNGDEVLVPAPDYPLWTAAVSLAGGKALHYVCDEEQGWFPSIDDIRAKITPNTRAIVVINPNNPTGAVYPPALLQQIVDLARQHQLIIYADEIYDKVLYDEVKHTSIASLVPDLLVVTFNGLSKNYRACGYRAGWMILCGEKKHARDYIEGLNMLASMRLCANVPAQFAIQTALGGYQSIDDLVAPSGRLARQRDLAHKLLTDIPGVTCVKPQGALYLFPRLDPKIYPISDDQQFILELLQEEKVLLVQGSGFNWIAPDHFRVVFLPNSDDLIEAIGRIARFLARYRQRHGTA, from the coding sequence ATGCAGCCAGTACACAAATCGCAGAAGCTCGCCAATGTCTGCTACGACATCCGTGGCCCGGTGCTTGAGCATGCCAAGAAGATGGAAGACGAAGGCCATCGCATCATCAAGCTGAATATCGGCAACCCGGCACCGTTCGGTTTCTTTGCGCCGGATGAAATCATCGAAGACGTCATCGTCAACCTGCCATCCGCCTCCGGCTATTCCGATTCCAAAGGGCTGTTTGCCGCGCGCAAGGCCATCATGCATTACGCGCAGGAAAAACAGCTACCCAATGTCAGCATGGACGACATCATCATCGGCAACGGCGTGTCCGAGCTGATCGTGATGGCCATGCAGGCGCTGCTGGATAATGGCGACGAAGTGCTGGTGCCGGCACCGGACTACCCGCTGTGGACGGCTGCGGTCAGCCTGGCCGGTGGCAAGGCGCTGCACTATGTCTGTGACGAAGAGCAGGGCTGGTTCCCCAGCATCGATGACATCCGCGCCAAGATCACCCCCAATACCCGCGCCATCGTGGTGATCAACCCCAACAACCCCACCGGTGCCGTGTATCCGCCGGCGCTGTTGCAGCAGATTGTCGATCTGGCGCGCCAGCACCAGCTGATCATCTACGCCGACGAAATCTACGACAAGGTGCTGTACGACGAGGTCAAGCACACCTCCATCGCCTCGCTGGTACCGGACCTGCTGGTGGTCACCTTCAATGGCTTGTCCAAGAACTATCGCGCCTGTGGCTACCGCGCTGGCTGGATGATTCTGTGCGGCGAGAAAAAACACGCGCGCGACTATATCGAAGGCCTGAACATGCTGGCCTCCATGCGCCTGTGTGCCAACGTGCCGGCGCAGTTTGCCATCCAGACCGCCCTGGGCGGTTACCAGAGCATCGACGACCTGGTAGCTCCAAGCGGACGCCTGGCCCGCCAGCGCGACCTGGCGCACAAGCTGCTCACCGATATTCCGGGTGTGACTTGCGTCAAGCCGCAAGGGGCCTTGTACCTGTTCCCGCGCTTGGACCCGAAAATCTACCCCATCAGCGACGACCAGCAGTTCATCCTGGAACTCTTGCAGGAAGAAAAAGTGTTGCTGGTGCAGGGCAGCGGGTTTAACTGGATTGCGCCGGATCACTTCCGCGTGGTATTCCTTCCTAACTCGGATGACCTGATCGAAGCGATAGGCCGCATTGCCCGATTCCTGGCACGTTACCGCCAGCGTCACGGCACGGCCTGA
- a CDS encoding homoserine dehydrogenase gives MKPINIGLMGVGTVGGGTATVLKRNAEEISRRAGRPIRVCMAANRDVARAREVLGEGVPVVDDAMLVVNNPEVDIVVELIGGDTIAKELVLKAIENGKHVVTANKKLLAVHGNEIFARAQEKGVMVAFEAAVAGGIPIIKALREGLSANRIEWIAGIINGTSNFILTEMRDKGASFADVLAEAQRLGYAEADPTFDIEGHDAGHKLTIMAALAFGIPMQFDSCYLEGISKLDGRDIKYAEELGYRVKLLGFTRRTDAGVELRVHPTLIPASQLIANVNGVMNAVLAKGDAIGQTLHYGAGAGALPTASAVVADIVDVTRLLTADPEHRVPHLAFQPDQLKNLPILPIGEVYSSYYLRIGAADRAGVLANITGLLAENGISIEALIQKGSASEGNAEVVILTHRVQERAINAAIAAIEALESVSGKVVRLRMEELND, from the coding sequence ATGAAGCCGATCAATATTGGCCTGATGGGAGTGGGGACAGTCGGTGGCGGTACCGCCACCGTACTCAAGCGTAACGCCGAGGAAATCAGCCGCCGCGCCGGTCGCCCCATCCGCGTATGCATGGCCGCCAACCGCGATGTGGCCCGCGCCCGTGAAGTGCTGGGCGAAGGCGTGCCGGTGGTGGATGACGCCATGCTGGTGGTCAACAATCCGGAAGTTGACATTGTGGTCGAACTGATTGGTGGCGACACCATCGCCAAGGAACTGGTGCTCAAGGCCATCGAAAACGGCAAGCACGTGGTGACGGCTAACAAGAAGCTGCTGGCGGTGCATGGCAATGAAATCTTTGCCCGCGCCCAGGAAAAGGGCGTGATGGTGGCCTTCGAAGCTGCGGTTGCCGGTGGCATTCCCATCATCAAGGCGCTGCGTGAAGGCCTGTCGGCCAACCGCATCGAATGGATTGCCGGCATCATCAACGGCACTTCCAACTTCATCCTGACCGAAATGCGCGACAAGGGTGCCAGCTTTGCCGACGTACTGGCCGAGGCACAGCGCCTGGGCTATGCCGAAGCCGACCCCACCTTCGACATTGAAGGCCACGACGCCGGTCACAAGCTCACCATCATGGCCGCGCTGGCCTTTGGCATCCCGATGCAGTTTGACAGCTGCTATCTGGAAGGCATCAGCAAGCTGGATGGCCGCGACATCAAGTACGCCGAAGAACTGGGCTACCGCGTCAAGCTGCTGGGCTTTACCCGCCGTACCGATGCCGGCGTGGAACTGCGCGTACACCCGACCCTGATTCCGGCCAGCCAGTTGATTGCCAATGTCAACGGCGTGATGAATGCCGTGCTGGCCAAGGGCGATGCCATCGGCCAGACCCTGCACTACGGTGCCGGTGCCGGCGCGCTGCCCACCGCCTCTGCCGTGGTGGCCGACATTGTCGACGTAACCCGCCTGCTGACCGCAGACCCGGAACATCGCGTGCCGCATCTGGCCTTCCAGCCGGACCAACTGAAAAACCTGCCCATCCTGCCGATTGGTGAGGTTTACAGCTCCTACTACCTGCGTATCGGTGCGGCCGATCGCGCTGGTGTGCTGGCCAATATCACCGGCCTGCTGGCAGAAAACGGCATTTCCATCGAAGCGCTGATCCAGAAGGGTTCTGCCAGCGAGGGCAATGCCGAAGTGGTGATCCTCACCCATCGTGTGCAGGAACGCGCCATCAATGCAGCCATCGCCGCTATCGAAGCGCTGGAAAGCGTATCGGGCAAGGTGGTGCGCCTGCGCATGGAAGAACTCAACGACTAA
- the thrC gene encoding threonine synthase, protein MKYISTRGGMQPQSFSDILLMGLAPDGGLALPESYPQISRSQLDAWRGLSYAELAFEIIRLFATDIPEADLKDIVSRTYTAAVFGSEAITPVKRLSDGLVILELSNGPTLAFKDMAMQLLGNLFEYVLGKKGQSLNILGATSGDTGSAAEYAMRGKQGISVFMLSPDGLMSPFQRAQMFSLQDANIHNIAIKGMFDDCQDIVKAVQNDHAFKAKYQIGTVNSINWARVVAQVVYYFKGYFNATSSNDEQVSFCVPSGNFGNVCAGHIARQMGLPVQRLIVATNENDVLDEFFRTGAYRPRGTANTYVTSSPSMDISKASNFERFVFDLVGRDGAAVKALWADVDAGKGFDLSAKLAEAADKFGFVSGKSSHADRLATIRAVDATDGVVVDTHTADGIKVARELRLPGETVVCLETALPAKFADTIREALDRDPPRPAGFDGLEDLPQKVVVFDADAAKVKAFVEQTLAQ, encoded by the coding sequence ATGAAGTACATCAGCACACGTGGCGGCATGCAGCCGCAAAGTTTCAGCGACATCCTGCTCATGGGTCTGGCTCCCGATGGCGGCCTGGCGCTGCCGGAAAGCTACCCGCAGATCAGCCGCAGCCAGCTGGACGCCTGGCGCGGTCTGTCCTATGCCGAACTGGCGTTTGAAATCATCCGCCTGTTTGCCACCGATATTCCCGAGGCCGACCTCAAGGACATCGTCAGCCGCACCTACACCGCAGCCGTGTTTGGCAGCGAAGCCATCACCCCGGTCAAGCGCCTGTCCGATGGCCTGGTGATTCTGGAACTGTCCAATGGCCCGACGCTGGCCTTCAAGGACATGGCCATGCAGTTGCTGGGCAATCTCTTCGAATACGTGCTGGGCAAAAAAGGCCAGTCGCTCAATATCCTTGGTGCCACTTCTGGTGACACCGGCAGCGCTGCCGAATATGCGATGCGCGGCAAGCAGGGCATCAGCGTGTTCATGCTCAGCCCGGACGGCCTGATGAGCCCCTTCCAGCGCGCGCAGATGTTCAGCCTGCAAGATGCCAACATTCACAACATCGCCATCAAGGGCATGTTTGATGACTGTCAGGACATCGTGAAAGCAGTGCAGAACGACCACGCCTTCAAGGCCAAGTACCAGATCGGCACCGTCAACTCCATCAATTGGGCCCGCGTGGTGGCGCAGGTGGTGTACTACTTCAAGGGTTATTTCAACGCCACCAGCAGCAATGACGAACAAGTCAGCTTCTGCGTGCCGTCGGGTAACTTCGGCAATGTCTGCGCCGGTCATATCGCGCGCCAGATGGGCCTGCCGGTGCAGCGCCTGATCGTGGCCACCAATGAAAACGACGTACTGGACGAATTCTTCCGCACCGGTGCTTACCGTCCGCGCGGCACGGCCAATACCTATGTCACCTCCAGCCCGTCCATGGACATCTCCAAGGCCTCCAACTTCGAACGCTTTGTGTTCGATCTGGTGGGGCGCGACGGTGCTGCGGTGAAGGCATTGTGGGCCGATGTAGACGCCGGCAAGGGCTTTGATCTGTCGGCCAAGCTGGCCGAGGCAGCGGACAAGTTCGGTTTTGTTTCCGGCAAGAGCAGCCATGCCGACCGTCTGGCCACCATCCGTGCGGTGGACGCAACCGATGGCGTGGTGGTGGATACGCACACCGCCGATGGCATCAAGGTGGCACGTGAGCTGCGTTTGCCGGGTGAAACCGTGGTCTGCCTGGAAACCGCGCTGCCGGCCAAGTTTGCCGATACCATCCGCGAAGCACTGGACCGTGACCCGCCGCGCCCCGCCGGCTTTGATGGCCTGGAAGACCTGCCGCAAAAAGTGGTGGTGTTCGATGCCGATGCTGCCAAGGTCAAGGCCTTTGTCGAACAGACACTGGCGCAGTAA
- the flgA gene encoding flagellar basal body P-ring formation chaperone FlgA yields the protein MKFSPLMLAWLLPGLAQAAASQDMAALEKLADRFMQQEMAPRQATYKLGKLDRRLVLSACASPRVDWSNTAQTTGNTALVIVCPDSGWSIRLPVSINEKQLGVVLTRSVSAGEVLQQGDVKLVEVANPAMARNVLSNLDLAVGQSMRSGAPAGSWLRSFMVHAPYLVRAGQPVKVEAGGEGFRVLSEGIANGNAAIGDAVSVRLNSGRVIRGVVLPDGTVSLSY from the coding sequence ATGAAATTCTCCCCACTGATGTTGGCCTGGCTGCTGCCCGGCCTGGCGCAGGCCGCCGCCAGCCAGGATATGGCCGCGCTGGAAAAACTGGCCGACCGCTTCATGCAGCAGGAAATGGCCCCGCGTCAGGCTACCTACAAGCTGGGCAAACTGGATCGGCGGCTGGTGTTGTCCGCCTGCGCATCGCCGCGGGTGGACTGGTCCAATACGGCACAGACCACGGGCAATACGGCGCTGGTGATTGTCTGTCCGGATAGCGGCTGGAGCATACGCCTGCCGGTCAGCATCAACGAAAAACAACTGGGTGTGGTACTGACTCGTTCGGTGAGTGCCGGTGAAGTGCTGCAGCAGGGGGATGTCAAGCTGGTGGAGGTGGCCAATCCTGCCATGGCGCGCAATGTGCTCAGCAATCTTGACCTTGCCGTTGGCCAAAGCATGCGCAGCGGAGCGCCGGCAGGCAGTTGGCTGCGCAGTTTCATGGTGCATGCGCCATATCTGGTGCGCGCCGGCCAGCCGGTCAAGGTGGAAGCCGGTGGTGAAGGCTTCCGCGTCTTGTCCGAGGGCATTGCCAATGGCAATGCGGCGATAGGGGATGCTGTCTCCGTCAGGCTAAATAGCGGGAGGGTGATTCGCGGCGTGGTGCTGCCGGATGGCACCGTCAGCCTGAGTTATTGA
- the flgM gene encoding flagellar biosynthesis anti-sigma factor FlgM codes for MKIDNSGSAVAAYSGQSKLARRDAGTQATAVGSTPTDSVKINPLASSISALEAQADTAPAFDAAKVDAIKNAIASGSFSVNPEKIADSLIASTQELLNQ; via the coding sequence ATGAAAATCGACAACTCGGGTAGTGCCGTTGCTGCCTATAGCGGCCAGAGCAAGCTGGCCCGGCGTGATGCCGGCACACAGGCTACTGCTGTCGGCTCCACCCCGACCGATAGCGTGAAAATCAACCCGCTGGCCAGCAGCATCAGTGCGCTGGAAGCCCAGGCAGACACCGCACCGGCTTTTGATGCGGCCAAAGTGGATGCCATCAAGAACGCTATCGCATCCGGCAGCTTCTCGGTTAACCCGGAGAAGATTGCCGACAGCCTGATTGCGTCTACGCAAGAGCTGCTGAATCAGTAA
- a CDS encoding flagella synthesis protein FlgN, with product MTQEQGFADLCRAEAAQVARLVELLQQEQQVMIAGQVHLLEDLADSKSKVLDELAMHSQSRARLMKSLGLSDSDTVYIWLADKPEERQAWLALEDLIHRAQGINQLNGSFIEQQLGQVEESLAVLRQAAAATLSYDRGGQQPQPVGGRRFLGSA from the coding sequence ATGACGCAAGAACAAGGTTTTGCCGATCTGTGCCGGGCCGAGGCTGCGCAAGTGGCCCGTCTGGTGGAGCTGCTGCAACAGGAGCAGCAGGTGATGATTGCCGGCCAGGTACACCTGCTGGAGGACCTGGCTGACAGCAAGAGCAAGGTGCTGGACGAACTGGCCATGCACTCGCAGTCTCGCGCCAGGCTGATGAAGTCGCTGGGCTTGTCCGACAGCGATACCGTGTACATCTGGCTGGCCGACAAGCCCGAAGAACGCCAGGCCTGGCTGGCACTGGAAGATCTCATCCATCGTGCCCAGGGCATCAATCAGCTCAATGGCAGTTTTATCGAACAGCAACTGGGGCAGGTGGAAGAATCACTGGCCGTATTGCGTCAGGCCGCTGCCGCCACCCTCAGTTACGACCGTGGCGGCCAGCAGCCGCAGCCGGTTGGCGGACGCCGCTTTCTGGGTTCTGCCTGA
- a CDS encoding CobD/CbiB family protein: protein MTLISLIFALALEQLRPLGNRNRVWHIFTRYANHLERNLNAGANRHGVFAWMLAILPPVLLSLGVYYALYAANPLLAILWNVLVLYLTMGFRHFSSAFSEISLALAEGRDLDARLALSRWTGQPAAELSVGEISRLAIEQGVVDSYRHVFGTMFWFVLLPGPSGALLYRLCSMLGQKWGSRQAEEDRFGRFAGSAAAWLDWLPVRLTAASFAVMGDFEDAVYCWRSQARTWGNYANGILLASAAGALGVKLGDPLRQDYSIKFRPELGLGDEADPAFLKSAVGLVWRSALLWLFVVLLLSIANHMA, encoded by the coding sequence ATGACCCTGATTTCCCTGATATTTGCGCTGGCACTTGAACAGCTGCGCCCCCTGGGCAACCGTAACCGCGTCTGGCATATATTTACCCGCTATGCCAATCACCTGGAACGCAATCTGAATGCCGGTGCCAACCGGCACGGCGTCTTTGCGTGGATGCTGGCCATCCTGCCGCCGGTGCTGCTGAGCCTGGGCGTGTACTACGCCCTTTATGCAGCCAATCCGCTGCTGGCCATTCTGTGGAATGTGCTGGTGCTGTATCTCACCATGGGGTTCCGCCATTTCTCCAGTGCCTTTTCCGAGATTTCGCTGGCGCTGGCTGAAGGGCGTGATCTGGACGCACGCCTTGCACTGTCGCGCTGGACTGGCCAACCGGCTGCTGAGTTGTCGGTGGGCGAGATTTCCCGGCTGGCGATCGAGCAAGGCGTAGTGGACAGTTACCGTCATGTCTTCGGCACCATGTTCTGGTTTGTGCTGTTGCCTGGTCCGTCCGGTGCCTTGCTGTACCGTCTGTGCAGCATGCTGGGGCAGAAGTGGGGGAGCCGTCAGGCAGAAGAAGACCGGTTTGGCCGCTTTGCCGGCAGTGCCGCAGCCTGGCTGGACTGGTTGCCGGTACGCCTCACCGCTGCCAGTTTTGCGGTGATGGGTGACTTCGAAGATGCTGTTTACTGTTGGCGCTCCCAGGCCAGAACCTGGGGTAACTACGCCAATGGCATTCTTCTGGCCTCGGCAGCAGGTGCGCTGGGGGTCAAGCTGGGCGATCCGCTCAGACAGGATTACTCCATCAAGTTCCGGCCCGAACTGGGCCTGGGTGACGAGGCTGATCCGGCCTTTCTGAAAAGTGCCGTCGGACTGGTCTGGCGTTCAGCCTTGCTATGGCTGTTTGTCGTCCTGTTGCTCAGTATCGCCAACCACATGGCCTGA
- a CDS encoding DEAD/DEAH box helicase encodes MLFSELGLSPEILRAIEEQGYSEPTPIQAKAIPLVLSGRDLLAAAQTGTGKTAAFMLPILERLKKFANTSVSPAMHPVRALVLSPTRELADQIGVNVKTYTKYLPLRATTVFGGMNMDPQTAELRRGMEVVIATPGRLLDHIQQKSIQLNKVEVLVLDEADRMLDMGFIQDIRKIMSLLPKERQTLLFSATFAPEIKRLAADFMKDPQTVEVARQNATNEHVEQLVYSVDAGRKRYLLSHLIKSRDMSQVIVFCKTKLSADQLARDLKRDGLVAEAIHGDKAQASRLEILSAFKEGNLRVLVATDVAARGLDISELPFVVNYELPNSPEDYVHRIGRTGRAGASGVAMSLMSPAETRQHEAIEKLTRQTLTPQVVSGFEPGSAAPREESSHRHERERDAGRDHGRSAPRAPARETLRDPMSVPASALMAGKSGEGLKTIKPAGSSRRSRKAQREIPALLLPPRYKVEVSR; translated from the coding sequence ATGCTGTTTTCCGAACTCGGGCTGTCGCCCGAGATTCTTCGTGCCATTGAAGAACAGGGTTATTCCGAGCCTACGCCCATCCAGGCCAAGGCCATTCCGCTGGTGCTGTCCGGACGCGACTTGCTGGCTGCTGCACAAACCGGCACCGGCAAGACAGCGGCATTCATGCTGCCCATTCTTGAGCGCCTGAAAAAATTCGCCAATACCAGTGTTTCCCCGGCCATGCACCCGGTGCGGGCGCTGGTGCTGTCGCCCACGCGCGAGCTGGCCGACCAGATTGGCGTGAATGTAAAAACCTATACCAAGTATTTGCCGCTGCGAGCCACCACCGTGTTTGGCGGCATGAATATGGACCCGCAGACTGCCGAGCTGCGGCGTGGCATGGAAGTGGTGATTGCCACGCCGGGCCGTTTGCTGGACCACATCCAGCAAAAAAGCATCCAGCTAAACAAGGTGGAAGTGCTGGTGCTGGACGAGGCCGACCGCATGCTGGACATGGGCTTCATCCAGGATATCCGCAAGATCATGAGCCTGCTGCCCAAGGAAAGGCAGACCCTGCTGTTCTCGGCCACCTTTGCACCGGAAATCAAGCGTCTGGCCGCCGACTTCATGAAAGACCCGCAAACCGTGGAAGTGGCGCGGCAAAATGCCACCAATGAACACGTTGAGCAACTGGTGTATTCCGTCGATGCTGGTCGCAAGCGCTATTTGCTGAGCCATCTGATCAAGAGCCGTGACATGAGCCAGGTCATCGTGTTCTGCAAGACCAAGCTGAGCGCTGACCAGTTGGCGCGGGATCTGAAACGTGACGGTCTGGTGGCCGAAGCCATTCATGGTGACAAGGCACAGGCCTCGCGGCTGGAAATCCTGTCCGCCTTCAAGGAAGGCAATCTGCGGGTGCTGGTAGCCACTGATGTGGCAGCGCGTGGCCTGGATATCAGTGAACTGCCCTTCGTGGTGAATTACGAATTGCCCAATTCGCCGGAAGACTATGTGCATCGCATTGGTCGTACCGGTCGTGCCGGTGCCAGCGGGGTGGCCATGTCGCTGATGAGTCCGGCGGAAACCCGTCAGCATGAGGCCATTGAAAAGCTGACCCGTCAAACGCTGACGCCGCAAGTGGTGTCCGGCTTTGAGCCAGGCTCGGCTGCGCCGCGTGAGGAATCCTCTCATCGACACGAGCGCGAGCGTGATGCTGGTCGTGATCATGGCCGTTCCGCCCCGCGTGCCCCTGCGCGCGAAACCCTGCGTGATCCGATGTCGGTACCGGCATCCGCGTTGATGGCGGGCAAGTCTGGCGAAGGCCTGAAAACCATCAAGCCTGCCGGTAGCAGCCGCCGCAGCCGCAAGGCACAGCGCGAGATTCCGGCTTTGCTGCTGCCGCCGCGCTACAAGGTGGAAGTCAGCCGCTGA
- a CDS encoding LutC/YkgG family protein codes for MSARDNILARIRQNRPQASALPDIHAVPFIRYDNQFEAFATLIRNLGGDAVQLQDGQSVADVVAARWPEAGRTVDLTVAGHEEVDDPHAWHDVDVAIVPGQLAVAENATVWVSHPDNRFRSIYFLTQKLVLVVPREAMVDTMRDAYARIEVAEHGFGAFISGSSRTADIEQSLVMGAHGAMAALVIFV; via the coding sequence ATGAGCGCCCGTGACAACATACTGGCCCGCATTCGCCAGAACCGGCCGCAAGCATCAGCGCTGCCGGATATTCATGCCGTACCGTTCATCCGCTACGACAACCAGTTTGAAGCGTTTGCCACGCTGATCCGCAATCTGGGTGGCGACGCAGTCCAGTTGCAGGATGGCCAGAGCGTGGCCGATGTCGTGGCCGCACGCTGGCCGGAAGCCGGTCGCACCGTCGACCTGACCGTGGCTGGGCATGAAGAAGTGGATGATCCGCACGCCTGGCATGACGTCGACGTCGCCATCGTCCCAGGCCAACTGGCGGTGGCGGAGAATGCCACGGTGTGGGTCAGCCATCCGGACAACCGTTTCCGCTCGATTTACTTCCTCACCCAGAAGCTGGTACTGGTAGTGCCGCGTGAGGCGATGGTAGACACCATGCGCGATGCCTATGCCCGTATCGAAGTGGCAGAACACGGCTTTGGTGCCTTCATTTCCGGCTCCTCACGCACGGCGGATATCGAACAAAGCCTGGTGATGGGTGCGCACGGTGCCATGGCGGCCCTGGTGATATTTGTCTGA